TTCTGCAATTAcgctataacttagggacgaaaaatgcaattttcccaaATTTTTATATAGGATGTTGCTTGTAATGTAATTTTCGAGGAGAATGTAAAGTATTATCTGTAAAAGACACAATCATCACATGAATTGAGCATTCGAATGCACGCTTTTAACGTCTATTATCTCTCAAAATCCTCAAGTCTTCAAAACCGAGAAGAGGGAAGATTGATGAATACATGCACGAGATAAACTCAGAAGTGGGGCCATCACCCACACATCTAGCCGTTACGGGCACCACCCCCACCTGCCCTCTCTTTCAACGGACCatttaatttcatctttaaaactCCAAACACATCAATTCAATCTcaatttgaaacaaaaatggGTTCTTCTTCGAAGCTGAGGAATTCATGCTCATTCCCAAACCTCCTACTCTCCTTCCTCAACTTCATCCTCTTCATCCTCTCTTCAGCTTCTGTAATCCCCATCATCTTACTCCGAAACCCACCGACCTCGCTGGGCTTCGCCTTCCTCCTCGTCTCCGCAATCTCCCTTCTCTCCTCCTTCATCGCCTTCTACTCCCACCTCACTCGCTTCTGCTTCATAACCCACGTCTCCCTCCTCCTCGCCTCCTCCCTGGCGCAAATCCTCGCGGTCCTGGCGCTCTTCACCAAGGAGAAACCCAGCCTCGCCATGCTAAAGTCGCCCAGGGACGCCCGCGAGGCGAAGCTGCTCATAAGGTTGGAGTGCGGGGCGATGATGGCGATGCTGGTCTTGCAGTTAGTGGTGTCGGCGGCCACGTGTCTGGTGCACAGCTGTTGGGTGAGGGATTTCGAGGATTTGGAGGCGGAGAGGGAGGCCTGGGCGAGGAAGAGGAGCCGCAGGATTGCTCAGGTGCAGGAGGAAGCCATGGCTAATGCTGTGAAGATTGCAGAGGTTAAAGGCAGAGACTTTGATGAGAAGATGGTGAAGGGCAAGTATGTTCAGTGGGTTAAAACAGATTTTGAAGGATAGATAGATGGACAAAATAAGCAATCTTAAATCTCAAGCCGATTATTTTATCGATTAAAGATGTTTACAATTTATGGCAGAAGATTAGTTACTTCCTgggtaaaaaaagaaaagaaaaaagggatTCGAGTTTTTTGAGTAACAGTGTAAAGCTTGTTTTACAGCTTGTTTGGGTAAAGGAGATTGTGGATCCGTGTATGTATCAGTCTGTGCCTATGAGTTAATTGATGATATTATATATTCTGTCAGTCTGTCTATCTTGCTCAAAGCTCTTTTCGTATGATTATTACAGTCTAAAATGCGCACATTCACTGATCAATTttgaattacatatataatccTTAAAATTCCAATTTCAAACATTGGATTGAGTCTTCAAGCaacttgtgctcaaatgacataGGTCATGAGATCTAGTATTAGAGAAGgcaatactacaatgtaatatgatcaattgtattaaaaatatacattgaaTTGAGTCCCTAACTTCAAATTTTAGAGAAAAGTACAAGAATTGGGAAGCGAGCATGTCAGATTTTTTACTTTGGTAGGATTGCCTTGATAATTAATTCCTAATGAGTGGCTGCCATATGAGACAGTCTCACTTAACCATGAACACATGTCAAGTTATAtagaaatgtaatttttatgatgaaaatataatattaattataattgggttaatagaaaatgtaatatttttgataaaaatacattcaatatttaaaaaattattttttaaaaatgacacattctctgaaaatatacatagcttatcttttttcttgtttggttaaaagttaataaattgtaatttttctatttggttaattttcataataataataataataataataataataataataatagtacttGTGGTAATGATCATTCGGAAATTAGCTTGAAAAGAGAAacatgaaaataaagaatccGGAAACGGGATAATAATATATcgatcgctgagaagcgggataatAATATGTCGACCACTGAGAAGTGGGATAATAATATGTACTGACCATGATTCTGTATATTTTATGGATTGCTTATGTGTATTCTGgtatataattatgtacattattcaTTAGAATGTTATACCTCATGAAGCAGATAGTGTAATATTTAGGTTACTGATTCCGTGTATTCTATAGAttgtttatgtgtattatggtatataattctgtacattactCATTAGAACGTCATACCTCATGAAACATATAGTGTAATATTTAGGTtagtgattctgtgtattctatggattgtttatgtgtattctggtatataattatgtacattattcaTTAGAATGTAATGCCTCATTAAACAGATAGTGTAATATTTAGGTTAGTGATTATGTCTATTCTATTAagacattatgtgtattctatggattgtttatgtgtattcttgtatataattttgtatattattcatTAGATTGGCATACCTCATGATAACACTTAGGCTTataattctatgtattctaatgagtgtttatgtgtattttattatataattgtgtACATTAATAATTCcaatctttattatttttctttaaagctTGCATACCTAGATCGGGTCCAAGTCAGGGGGTAAGTTGTCACAAAAAACCCTCCCACCATCACTGTCTCAAAGGATGTCAGACAAAGAATCTCTGTTGAGAACCATTTGGGAgattttggaaaagaaaaggTGATCGATAGGAAGCCATTTCAAGAGGAGCCACCGACCCAGCAACCAGTTCAAGCTAAAACAGTTTAAACAGTCACAGGCGCTTTGAAAAAAATGTCCTCAAGCATTGTGGAGTTTGGAGAGGTTATGGCAGAGATTGGTACACACAACTCTGCTACAGACATTTTAAAGATATTCACAAACTTCTCCAACTCCGTCAACCACACACCAAGCCCCAATCCAACCCCATCGAAAACTTTGCTTTGTGATGATGATGTCTTCAACCAGCCTAGCTTCTTAGAAGCGGTTGTCGAGCTTGAAGCAAATTTCTTTGCCACAATGAAGAACATACATCCTGAAATCTCTGCCCCTTCATTTGAGTTGTTaacaccaacaccaccacaacctgaagCTACTACATCCAACACACCTGCAACAGAGCAGCCACCAACAGCAGTAGCAagatcaccaccaccaccacaagctGAAACTACTCTGACGAAAATACTTGCCACGTAGCAGAACACAACAGCAGCAGAAGCAGCAGCAGTAGCACCACCACCAGCAGCAACACCCTCACCACCACCAGCAACAGCAATAGTAGCAACAACgccatcaccaccaccagcaGAAGCACAAGGACAAGCAACACAATCACCCCCATCAACCCCACTAGCAACCATGTTGGAAGCTTTAGCGGAAAGTATTTCCATGGAAGTTGCACCGTAAGCACAAGCACAAGTGCAACCATCTCCTTCAACCACAACACCGACACCACCAACACAAGAGGAACTTGAATTTGAGAGGTATAAACTAAATAATAATTCTCTGTGTATTCTTCTAATAGTTTATGTGtattgtattatataattttgtacattaataCTTTTATTTCCATAACTCATAAAACAAGCATGATAAATACTTAAGattataattatgtgtattcttgTGAGactttatgtgtattctagtattaaattctgtgcattattgattttcaatacCATTACCTCATGAAACAGAAATGCTAATACTTAAACtattgattctgtgtattcttctaatagtttatgtgtattctattacataattatgtacattaataGTTTCATTTCCATAACTCATAAAACAAACATGATAAATACTTAGGCTTATAATTCTGTGTAATCTGGTGAGACTTTATGTGTATTCTTGTATTAAATTATGTGCATTGTTGATTTCTAATACCATACCTGATGCTACACGTTACTATTACttacaaatatattatgtgtattcttttaaGTGATTATATGTATTCTATTATATGATTCTGTACATTATCAACTCTGCATGCTGATAAATGGTTTTGTGTATTGACATTGCGGTTTTTGCTAGGGttgaagtgtcaaaagatatttgtatgataaaacggaaagtctgtgactccccgagtatTAGTCTcaaaggagggacgtggaggtgtgtcaagcgttcgggagtttacttgattggatcatgcataggattcgagtgtggtgaagggtggatttgtgagtgagagtagatcatttggttggtttgagtgcaagatagtagtaaagtaaaaacgattttgtgaatatgtaaaatgggtagggattggatagtgttcatggatattgcatagtggagtgtctaaggtcatggattaggattgataggatattggctattcaagagtgtgttgtcttagtcctttttcacctttgtgtactaaggcttctttgacttaggagtgccttcaagcatccaaagttctaagaggaattttatcaaacacttaagctacacactatcctactattcttaagaagtccataggaactatgattgtgtcaagcttcaaatcctaactctaatcaaagacatgaaagagtcaagagctcaatctctcatctagattggccaaatccaaacaagatctcatcaaaacaacaatcaatagacaagaatagataatccatcaacacaaactcatagatccaagatatagagataagatcatcacactagcaatattcaatcacacaatccaaatccctagactaaactagctactcataatatgaaattcaagcaaaagctaatttaatccaagaacaagatagctaaaattatagaaatgaaatagaaatcacctagagagaagaagatcttaaatccaagcttgttgtcttgctacaatggagattgatctaatataaaaaactaagaaaaatggagaaagttctccaaaggaaaaactaagaaaaggaaaactaattttatgggaacctcctctgaaaattcatcaaaggggtttaaatagtctccgaaatgacaaccttAGTCGAAATTTGCGCAGCACCGCCTCCACgtcatccacacgcgtgtgagcgtgtgtGGGAGGCTATTGTaaagttttcacgcatgctcacacgcgtgtggccatccagtttggtcctccggggctctgggttcttgcctggttcgctctttaagctcaacttttgctcctatttgctcccggggctcctgtttcacttcttttaagctaaaagtagcttttgtgcattagttagtgattttcaaacatttacgaacataatttaccaagtaaggatgttatagacgcgataaaacaccct
This portion of the Ipomoea triloba cultivar NCNSP0323 chromosome 5, ASM357664v1 genome encodes:
- the LOC116020977 gene encoding uncharacterized protein LOC116020977, producing the protein MGSSSKLRNSCSFPNLLLSFLNFILFILSSASVIPIILLRNPPTSLGFAFLLVSAISLLSSFIAFYSHLTRFCFITHVSLLLASSLAQILAVLALFTKEKPSLAMLKSPRDAREAKLLIRLECGAMMAMLVLQLVVSAATCLVHSCWVRDFEDLEAEREAWARKRSRRIAQVQEEAMANAVKIAEVKGRDFDEKMVKGKYVQWVKTDFEG